The sequence below is a genomic window from Microcebus murinus isolate Inina chromosome 4, M.murinus_Inina_mat1.0, whole genome shotgun sequence.
CACAAGGAACCACATAAAGTATgcttccatttataagaaatatccagaataagaaaatatataaagacagaaagtagattagtgattgcctacAGTTGGAGATATGGGATGtggaataatgaaaatgttttaaattaattgtgATAATGACTGTACAACTCtgccaatatattaaaaataattgaattgtaCACTATAAATGAATTAGTGATACATGTAATTTATTGCATTGCATCTTtattgaattttatctcaataaagctattgaaaagaaaaaaggaattagcCTCAGGGTATTAGCTACACACATATGTTGACCCAAGAAATACcatcatatgtattaatatgcaTTATAAAGCCTCAGGGGACCATGCCACACAACTTCTCCAGAGATACTTGATTTGTTTCTGAGGGGTTTAATGTTAAAGATGCTGCTCTCTCTGTCTAGGAAAACTCAGCTCAGGTTTTATTCTATTCTGCATTCTCTTTTGCTTTcagatgttcatttttttctgtgaaagaggaccctttctctcactctttctccatCCAATGTAGCAGATAGCTTAGCAATGGTGACACAAAACAATGCAACTGTTTGAATACCCCAAGCGGGCATCACTGTAATTCAGAATGATACAGGATTCCATAGCTCAGAGGTCTTCTCTACTCTGATATTTgctaatctgttttatttttttgggggggggagggtttagggtcaatgaaaaaaaaagcaacaacaacacaTTTCATCTATCTTGAGTTTTAATGCTTCCAGGTATTAGAGTTGATTGTAGatgggaaaagagaagaaggCATTGACAATAGCAGTCTGCCTAAGTACAGGTACCCAAGGTAGTGCAATGATCATTGTAAGTACAAGAGCACAACAAATATGAGGAAAGCCGTCTATCATTTTACCACAGATACCATGTCTACCATCATGCAGAAAGTCAGTATGTAGGGACCACAATAAGCAAGGAGTCCAGCCTCTAGGAGGAGGTGATCACAAACAGTATATACCAGATGTTACCAGAAAAGTGGATACCTAGAGAtcacctagaaaaaaaatgtatataactaCTGATCTCAGTGTGCTAAACAGGAAGTTCTCTGGCACATTAAGTAGGTTGGGAAAAGACCCCCAATTTCAGTGAATGACAAAATATTCAGGAAGAGGTACAAGAATTTATATAGGACATAGTCACTCAgatgacatgaaaaaaaatattgtacatCAGACAGTAAGTTCTGGGGATCCATAAGTGCTCTCTTCCAACTCTGGGAAAACTATATACATGAATGGCTCTAATAAGATTTCCACAAATTTATTGAGGTAAGACCATTTTGCAACACGGGTATATAAATGGATATTTGAGACAAATAAGAGGCATGCAGTTATCATTGAGTGATGAGCCAGTAATCAAAACTACACTTTTAGGGTAGAGGGTGGTACAAATAGTTTGTAGcttatgaaagagaagaaaaaaagacaaagttttaTATCTATTCCTCTCAGAAGTTCCCTATTCTGTGCAGGGAAGGACATATATACTCTGTGAAATACTGATCTGAATGTCAATATGcctgagaaggagagaaaagagtcACAGTGTTAGAAATCATCAGATTCCCTCCCCTGAAGGGAGAACTAGCAGGTGGGGCAGAGATGGAACAGAGAGAATGATGTCTAGGCAGAATGGATATGTTTATGGAGGAAAGAAGTAGAATTATGAGCAACATGGAGATATTAttatgggagaaagaaaaaaaactaaatatatgaaactttgttaaaatgataattacaaaaataaactctatgAGAAAAATGGAACCTATATTCAAATCTTCAGTCTGAATTAATTTCTACCACATTTGGAGGCAGATTATCAAGTCATTTAAGGCTGAAGagtttaaaatcatatatatatatatgcacacacacacacacacacacacacacacatatatatatatatatgaatttgaaTCTATTTTCATGACTTATTAGCCCATGTTTGATGGGAACAATATACCTCATAGAGTTATAAGATTGGGTAAGATATCATATTGAAACCATTATAGCTTTGGCAGCAGCCTCACTCATCCTATTCATATTTTCAAACTTCTTTCCAAACTTCTTTCAAACTACTCTTCTAATGCATATACCACACATAGAATATTAACAAAGACTGCTTTTGTATATGGTTAAGATTAAAATGTGCATGTGCTTCTCCAAAAATCTCCAAATGTCACTGTGATTGTTTAACCTAAGTACATGTTCTAACATAGAGTGTGAGGTCTGAATTAAGAACATTAGTGTTTTATCAAGAAGTTGAAGCTTTGGTATTTTCCAGGAGAATATCCGTAGGTTTTGAGACTATCCTTAGAATGCGAATAGgaaaaagagagtgaaaaaagGTAGCCAATACAGAAacagaggggagagaaagagtaAGGAATGCATGCAGTATCGTCAGTGGGGTTAATGCACACAATAGAATAGGGGTGATATAAACATAAGGGAcaacaaaatatatgtagatgtgcattcattaaataattaattccTCGAATATATGCTGAGACCTAGTGAGTTCCAGGTACCATAGAGGTCAAGGTGTCTAAGTAGTGAACAAAAGAGACACAGACTAAGTCTTATTGGTCTTAAATGTACTTGGCTAGacagacatttttaataaaacagtgtGCAGAGAGTTACCTGATTACAGCTGTGATGTGTGATATGAGACATGCAATAGGCAGCAAAAAATGCTATTGAGAAGCATAACAaaatgggggtggagggacaaCATAGTATTGATAGCCGCTGAAAGCTACTATGAGGGAGACAGGGACACTTGTAAATTCAGGCCCCttcataaacaaagaaaacaaggcactcacaaaattttctcttttatttttgtcctaCTAGCATTCAGTCTGATATGTTGCAATGACTTCAACTCAGGACAACTCCTTCTGAAAACTCACATTTCAAATTCTCAAGCAGATTGAGGTTATCCAGCATGAACAAACCTACCCTATCTGCTCTCCACTTCATCATCTCAGTGTCTGTCTGCAATAAGTTCTTTCAGTAAAATCTTAGCAGGAGGAATTAGTGTTATTCCCCAAAAAATGGCATCCCAGTTTTCTTCTAATTGTCCCAGGGTTTGAACAGGTTTTcagtatatagatacatatagtTTATCTAGTACATATAGAGAGAGTATATCTagtatatgtagatatatatattatattttaatatatacttatatatattatatataaattttaataacaaaacaagtattgaatgcatttttgaaacattttaaataatataagtaaagtgagaatttattttgttcctctcATCACCATCACAGGATACTCCAAAAGAGCCATTATTATCTTCAATTTCGTATGTTTTTgcacatacataaaacaaattgcctaaatgattttatatttattgatataatgtatttaaatatatataattcatatatataattaaaaaatttgataTATCTTGCTTAAGCTTTAAACACCTATCAATCtgtgtctttttgttgtttactGCTGCAGAATATTCCATAGTATGAATAAACTTtagttcatttaaatatttacctaTTAATGGCTAGTTACTGTTTTGAAAACTCTATTTTAAACATTGCTAAAGCAAAAGTTCTTATTCAAGTCACTATGACCATTAGCAAACATCAGAGTATTTAATCTAGAACGGTGCTAAGGATTGGATTTTCTGCATTAAAAGaatgtatacaaaaaaatcataCTATACTAATTTAGATTGCAACCTGTACTGTATGAAAAAGTGTGTTCCCCACACACTCATCAACATGCAACATTTTCACACTTTCTGACTTTGACCAGTTGGTGAGCATTCCCTTCCTCCCAGACTGCCTTTAGTGGTGAAGCTGATTGGTTTGAGGGACACTATATCATTGGTCCTaactctattaatattttcttttaagaaagagtTGGATCAATGCCTGGCGAATCTGCTTGGTCTTAACACTGTAGATGATGGGATTGAGTACAGGTGGCACCAGAAGATAGACATTGGCCAGGAGTAGGCGGACAGCAGGTGCAACGTGCTTCATGAAGCGATGCACCAGTGCTACGCTAATCATGGGCACGTAGTACACAAGGACTGCACAGATGTGTGACATACATGTGTTGAGGGCCTTCCGCCGCCCCTCACCAGAGGTAATGCCCAGCACTGTGTAGAGTATCAGCACGTAAGAGACAACGATGAGCAGTGAGTCCAGCCCAAAAGTGGAAGTGACAATGCAGAGCCCCAGAATGCTATTGGGTCGAGTGTTCCCACAGGGCAGCTGGATCAGATCTGAGTGCAGACAATAGGAGTGAGAGAGGGTATTGTGGCCACAGAAGGGCAGACGCTGCAGGAGAAAGGGCAGTGGGAACATGAGCATCACACTCTTCAGTCCAAGAGCAGCACCTGTACCAGCAATGCGGGGCTGGGTCAGGATGGCAGTGTACTGCAGTGGATTGTAGATGGCCACAAAGCGGTCCACAGACATGGCCAGCAGAACTCCTGACTCCATGATGGAAAATGAATGTATGGAGAACATCTGCAAAAGGCAGGCTTCAAAGAAGATCTCCTTGGCACCAAAAAGGAAGATGCCCAGCACAGTGGGCAGTGTAGACACAGAGACACCAAGCTCTGCAAAGGCCAGCATAGCAAGGAACAGGTACATTGGCTGGTGCAGAGACATGTTTTTCTTGATCACAGCCAGGATGAGGCTATTGCCCGCAAGGGCCACAAGATATATGGAGCAGAATGGAAAGATGAACCATGGGTACAGTGCCTCCAGACCAGGGAAACCAGTCAGCAGAAAATACTTTGGGGTGAATTGACTGCTGTTGAACATTTTCTTATGTCTGGAGTCTGGGGATCTTGGCCTAGGCAGATGCAAAGGATCTAACCTGgggtaaaatacataaaagttaaCAAATTATAGACTGAGAAGGACCTGGAAATTCCTCTGCCTATAAACTCATTTCCTTCCTCCTATTCCATATCCCAGTCCAATTTGGTCTTCAATACAATATAAATGTGTGGAGTCATAGAAATAGATATCTAagataagataataataatatgtattattcacAGTTCAAACTAATCTCCACGATGTATATAAGTGGTAAGAATTTAATGTTTACCATTTCTCTAGCAAGAAATGGTATTGAATAGTTTAAGAAGACACGGTTGAAAAGACATCAACATAAAGAAAGCTGTAATCTATCAGATATTCTATATATTCCCGTTAGAGCACCTTGAATTTTCAGGGACTAATGAGGACAGGAGACAAGAGTAACATTGCCTCAGTGTTAGTGTAGAATTTCCCaggaaataaagactttaaatGCCCATCCCCGCCACTCCAAACAGCATCAAAGACTGCTCTTTTCTGGGGGACAGAATTATCTGGATTTACCTGGATCAAATCTGCCTAAAATGGGCTCAATTCTCCATGTTCATTTCACAATCTCTTGCAATGAGCACTTTGTTTTTTACAcattggagagagaaaaaagtagaaaatagtcTATGTTACAAAAGTTAATGGAAAGAAGTATTTTTGCCCACTGGAATTCCTGTTAGAGGAAAGAAGTGTTCTGTCCATTGAAAAA
It includes:
- the LOC105883502 gene encoding olfactory receptor 51I2-like → MFNSSQFTPKYFLLTGFPGLEALYPWFIFPFCSIYLVALAGNSLILAVIKKNMSLHQPMYLFLAMLAFAELGVSVSTLPTVLGIFLFGAKEIFFEACLLQMFSIHSFSIMESGVLLAMSVDRFVAIYNPLQYTAILTQPRIAGTGAALGLKSVMLMFPLPFLLQRLPFCGHNTLSHSYCLHSDLIQLPCGNTRPNSILGLCIVTSTFGLDSLLIVVSYVLILYTVLGITSGEGRRKALNTCMSHICAVLVYYVPMISVALVHRFMKHVAPAVRLLLANVYLLVPPVLNPIIYSVKTKQIRQALIQLFLKRKY